The Phyllopteryx taeniolatus isolate TA_2022b chromosome 17, UOR_Ptae_1.2, whole genome shotgun sequence genome window below encodes:
- the LOC133467078 gene encoding thialysine N-epsilon-acetyltransferase-like isoform X2, with product MNFNIRDATKEDCKDELALYEKMPDQVKISHEDLERDGFCPNPCFGCLIAEVPEENKSKEGFTTVGYALYFYTYSTRKGRAVHLEDLYVMPEFRGFGIGKGLLSNVAKVTKEKQCALLQLSVLDWNTPSRDFYAARGAQDLTVTEGLHLIRFDEQSLDDLGNDAPKN from the exons ATGAACTTCAACATACGTGATGCGACGAAAGAAGACTGCAAAGAC gagTTGGCACTGTATGAAAAGATGCCCGATCAGGTGAAAATATCACATGAAG ACTTGGAACGTGATGGTTTCTGCCCGAATCCCTGCTTCGGATGTCTCATCGCAGAGGTACCAGAAGAGAATAAATCTAAAGAAG GATTCACCACTGTTGGATACGCCctttacttttacacatacagcACACGGAAGGGACGCGCGGTGCATTTGGAGGATTTGTATGTGATGCCTGAATTCCGAG GATTTGGCATTGGAAAAGGTTTACTGAGCAACGTTGCTAAG GTGACCAAAGAGAAACAGTGCGCGCTCTTGCAGTTGAGCGTGTTGGACTGGAACACTCCATCACGGGACTTCTATGCTGCCAGAGGAGCTCAAGATCTCACTGTCACGGAAGGTTTGCACTTAATTCGTTTTGATGAACAAAGCCTGGACGATTTGGGAAACGATGCCCCCAAGAATTAA
- the LOC133467106 gene encoding claudin-15-like isoform X2, with amino-acid sequence MNPVVEAFAFFLGFLGWLMVGIALPNRYWRVSTVDGNVITTSTIYENLWMSCATDSTGVHNCRDFPSLLALSGYLQASRALMIAAIVFGTLGLVGTLVGMQCSKIGGDNYVLKGRIAAIGGVFFLLQGMCTMIAVSWYAANITQEFFDQFYAGTKYEIGEGLYIGWSSAVLALCGGGCLICTCSFNEPGEKRPYPYQPSSRGRALSTTSRSAPSNYGRNAYV; translated from the exons ATGAATCCCGTAGTGGAAGCGTTTGCCTTCTTCCTGGGCTTTCTGGGATGGCTGATGGTCGGGATCGCCCTTCCGAATCGATACTGGAGAGTGTCGACGGTGGACGGTAACGTTATCACCACGTCCACCATCTACGAGAATCTCTGGATGTCCTGCGCCACCGACTCGACGGGAGTTCACAACTGCCGCGATTTTCCTTCCTTGCTCGCACTCAGCG ggTACTTACAAGCCTCTCGAGCACTAATGATTGCCGCAATTGTGTTCGGGACGTTGGGGCTCGTGGGGACTCTGGTTGGAATGCAGTGCTCGAAGATCGGAGGAGACAACTACGTTCTGAAGGGGAGGATTGCCGCAATCGGAGGGGTGTTCTTCCTACTACAGG GCATGTGCACCATGATTGCTGTGTCTTGGTATGCAGCCAACATCACACAGGAGTTCTTTGACCAGTTCTACGCAGGGACAAA GTACGAGATCGGAGAAGGTTTGTACATCGGCTGGTCCTCGGCCGTACTCGCCCTGTGTGGAGGCGGATGTCTGATATGTACGTGCAGTTTTAATGAGCCGGGTGAAAAAAG GCCTTACCCATACCAGCCGTCCTCCAGGGGACGCGCGCTGTCCACTACATCCCGGTCTGCCCCCAGCAACTACGGAAGAAATGCGTACGTGTGA
- the akap10 gene encoding A-kinase anchor protein 10, mitochondrial — MSFFKRKAKSKEPERATDTKVNRGLASPHSPSLPPKNNHAIQEAAGPSHVAINAISANMDSFARGRTAILKKQPSHMEAAHFGDLGHSSVNYQPQETRSRLSKTVDQVLRDNVAIPHYMSYTARQGADYLVRFWLDAESFRSSSWSRVRAHSLNSVKHSSLAEPVSGFTGSSEAPELGQHNSLELDWNSTGDSAQPEQRDPSGTEAGLRPGTPRAATPSRQPPSRTGTPSKVRSNSTLRDLSDKLMRSIEKDAVTIFTKYVSPDAVRPIPITEQIRNDIVAKICGEDGMVDPNCFVIAQSVIFTILEQQYFIEFLRSHHFCKYQIEVLTSGSVFLADILFCESALFYFSEYMEKEEAMNVLQFWLAADNFQNQLAAKKGQYDGQEAQNDAMILYDKYFSLQATNPLGFGDSVRMEIESNICREGGPLPDCFTTPLRQAWTTMEKVYMPGFLSSNLYYKYLSDLLNSVRADEFVNVNTPGQGGPADNERSSSSASEASLTQSGAKKAAIKILKNFDEAITVDVASLDPESLYQRPYAGRMTFGRVNELGQFIREAEPEPDVKKSKGSMFSQAMKKWVQGNSNEAQEEMAWQIAKMIVNDVVQSNHDSPGKSTKL; from the exons ATGTCGTTTTTCAAGCGGAAAG CCAAAAGCAAAGAACCTGAGAGAGCAACTGACACAAAAGTCAACAGAG GTCTAGCCAGCCCTCACTCTCCATCGCTGCCACCGAAGAACAACCATGCCATACAGGAAGCTGCGGGGCCCAGCCACGTGGCCATCAACGCCATCTCCGCCAACATGGACTCCTTCGCCCGTGGTCGCACGGCCATCCTCAAGAAGCAGCCGAGCCACATGGAAGCTGCGCACTTTGGTGATCTCG GTCATTCCAGTGTGAACTATCAGCCCCAGGAGACCCGCTCCCGGCTCTCCAAGACAGTGGACCAAGTGCTTCGGGACAATGTGGCGATCCCCCATTACATGAGTTATACGGCGCGTCAGGGTGCTGACTACCTGGTTCGCTTCTGGCTGGATGCCGAGAGTTTCCGGTCCAGCAGCTGGTCACGGGTCCGAGCGCACAGCCTCAACTCTGTCAAACACAGCTCCTTGGCTGAACCCGTCTCCGGCTTCACGGGGAGCTCTGAGGCGCCGGAGCTCGGGCAACACAATTCCCTCGAGCTGGACTGGAACAGCACAGGAGACTCGGCGCAGCCCGAGCAGCGGGACCCGTCCGGCACAGAAGCGGGCCTGAGACCCGGCACCCCGCGAGCCGCAACTCCCAGCAGGCAGCCTCCTTCCAGGACGGGTACCCCTTCCAAAGTGAGGTCAAACAGCACCCTGCGAGATCTCTCGGACAAACTCATGAGAA GTATCGAAAAAGATGCGGTGACCATCTTCACCAAGTACGTTTCTCCGGATGCTGTGAGGCCCATCCCCATCACAGAACAGATCCGAAACGATATCGTTG CGAAGATTTGCGGAGAGGATGGCATGGTGGACCCAAATTGCTTTGTCATCGCACAGTCAGTCATCTTCACCATCTTAGAGCAACA GTACTTTATTGAATTCCTACGGAGTCATCATTTCTGTAAATACCAGATTGAAGTGTTGACGAGCGGCTCGGTGTTCCTGGCTGACATCTTGTTCTGCGAGTCAGCGCTCTTCTACTTCTCTGAG TACATGGAAAAGGAGGAGGCGAtgaatgtactgcagttctggCTCGCGGCTGACAACTTCCAAAATCAGCTCGCAGCTAAGAAGGGCCAGTACGACGGCCAGGAGGCCCAAAATGACGCCATGATCCTTTACGACAA GTATTTCTCACTCCAAGCTACAAACCCTCTGGGATTTGGCGACTCAGTACGCATGGAGATCGAGTCGAACATCTGCCGAGAGGGGGGGCCTCTCCCCGACTGTTTTACCACTCCACTTAGACAAGCCTGGACCACCATGGAGAAG GTCTATATGCCAGGCTTCCTGTCTAGTAACCTTTACTACAAATATCTGAGTGACCTCCTCAATTCGGTGCGGGCGGACGAGTTTGTGAATGTCAACACTCCGGGTCAGGGCGGGCCGGCGGACAACGAGCGCTCAAGTTCAAGTGCCAGCGAGGCCTCGCTGACGCAG TCTGGTGCTAAAAAGGCAGCGataaaaatcttgaaaaatttCGATGAGGCCATAACGGTGGACGTTGCCAGTCTTGATCCCGAATCTTTGTACCAGAGGCCATATGCTGG AAGGATGACATTCGGGAGAGTGAATGAGTTGGGCCAATTTATCAGGGAGGCAGAACCAGAACCAGACGTGAAGAAATCTAAAG GCTCCATGTTTTCACAAGCaatgaagaaatgggtccaaggcAACTCAAATGAG GCTCAGGAGGAAATGGCCTGGCAGATTGCTAAAATGATTGTCAACGATGTTGTGCAGTCAAACCACGACAGTCCTGGCAAGTCCACCAAG TTATGA
- the LOC133467078 gene encoding thialysine N-epsilon-acetyltransferase-like isoform X1: MNFNIRDATKEDCKDVLRMIVELALYEKMPDQVKISHEDLERDGFCPNPCFGCLIAEVPEENKSKEGFTTVGYALYFYTYSTRKGRAVHLEDLYVMPEFRGFGIGKGLLSNVAKVTKEKQCALLQLSVLDWNTPSRDFYAARGAQDLTVTEGLHLIRFDEQSLDDLGNDAPKN, encoded by the exons ATGAACTTCAACATACGTGATGCGACGAAAGAAGACTGCAAAGACGTATTGCGGATGATAGTG gagTTGGCACTGTATGAAAAGATGCCCGATCAGGTGAAAATATCACATGAAG ACTTGGAACGTGATGGTTTCTGCCCGAATCCCTGCTTCGGATGTCTCATCGCAGAGGTACCAGAAGAGAATAAATCTAAAGAAG GATTCACCACTGTTGGATACGCCctttacttttacacatacagcACACGGAAGGGACGCGCGGTGCATTTGGAGGATTTGTATGTGATGCCTGAATTCCGAG GATTTGGCATTGGAAAAGGTTTACTGAGCAACGTTGCTAAG GTGACCAAAGAGAAACAGTGCGCGCTCTTGCAGTTGAGCGTGTTGGACTGGAACACTCCATCACGGGACTTCTATGCTGCCAGAGGAGCTCAAGATCTCACTGTCACGGAAGGTTTGCACTTAATTCGTTTTGATGAACAAAGCCTGGACGATTTGGGAAACGATGCCCCCAAGAATTAA
- the LOC133466980 gene encoding LHFPL tetraspan subfamily member 7 protein isoform X2 → MHLLVLGREKRQEKEDEEEAGCGVSVCVCVGFAPHVAATMFSCVGCFWVLLSSALVAVCSFSFISPAWIVKEQLRTNHHHHHHHHHHHNHHHHHKESVSFGLLWHCSESLDHMYRCYTFGGLGKFAEIPSSSWQTSAVLCSGGCALLAVSSLLAIITIFLPSGGCERRICTLAGYMQMAAVPSGMAGLWFLGQRLFGWITATPLSKSHKISART, encoded by the exons ATGCATTTGCTCGTCCTGGGACGGGAGAAGcgacaagaaaaagaagacgaagaagaagccGGGTGCGGAgtcagcgtgtgcgtgtgcgtgggcTTCGCCCCCCACGTTGCCGCCACCATGTTCAGCTGCGTGGGCTGCTTCTGGGTGCTCCTCTCCTCCGCCCTGGTCGCAGTGTGCAGTTTCAGTTTCATCTCTCCTGCGTGGATTGTGAAGGAGCAGCTGAGGaccaaccaccaccaccaccatcatcatcaccaccaccacaatcatcatcatcatcacaaggAGTCGGTGAGCTTTGGCTTGCTGTGGCACtgctccgagtctctggaccaCATGTACCGCTGCTACACCTTTGGAGGGCTTGGCAAATTTGCTGAAATCCCGTCCAGTTCATGGCAG ACCAGCGCAGTGCTGTGCTCGGGAGGATGCGCTTTGCTGGCTGTCAGCTCCCTGTTGGCCATCATCACCATCTTCCTGCCCAGCGGAGGATGCGAGAGGAGGATCTGCACCCTGGCTGGATACATGCAGATGGCCGCAG TGCCAAGTGGAATGGCGGGTCTTTGGTTTCTGGGTCAACGCTTGTTCGGATGGATTACAGCAACACCACTGAGCAAAAGCCACAAGATCTCCGCACGGACGTGA